The following coding sequences lie in one Pseudoxanthomonas sp. SE1 genomic window:
- the ispD gene encoding 2-C-methyl-D-erythritol 4-phosphate cytidylyltransferase has translation MARIWAVVPAAGRGTRFGGELPKQYLVVDGAPLIAHTLAALFAHDAVEGAVVPVSENDSDWPRWTEFAGKPVRACIGGASRAASVLAGLQSLPGDVRADDFVLVHDAARPNLSLADLSQLLERGRNDPVGAILAAPVRDTLKRAGDDGGIDATEPRERLWRAFTPQLFRRLQLTRALESALAEGVDVTDEAMAMERLGLRPLLVEGSESNFKITTPADLARFAFELAQRAR, from the coding sequence ATGGCCCGCATCTGGGCTGTCGTGCCCGCGGCGGGACGCGGCACCCGCTTCGGCGGTGAGCTTCCCAAGCAGTATCTTGTGGTCGATGGCGCGCCGCTGATCGCACACACATTGGCGGCCCTGTTCGCGCATGACGCGGTGGAAGGCGCGGTGGTGCCGGTATCGGAGAACGATTCGGACTGGCCACGCTGGACCGAGTTCGCGGGCAAGCCGGTGCGCGCCTGCATCGGCGGTGCGAGCCGTGCGGCGTCCGTGCTGGCTGGCCTTCAGTCGCTGCCGGGAGACGTGCGCGCCGACGACTTCGTGCTGGTGCACGACGCTGCGCGACCCAACCTGTCGCTGGCGGATCTGTCGCAACTGCTGGAACGTGGCCGCAACGACCCGGTGGGCGCGATCCTCGCCGCGCCTGTGCGCGATACATTGAAGCGTGCCGGTGACGATGGCGGCATCGATGCCACAGAACCACGCGAGCGGCTGTGGCGTGCCTTCACGCCGCAACTGTTCCGCCGCTTGCAGCTGACCCGCGCATTGGAATCCGCACTCGCCGAGGGCGTCGATGTCACCGACGAGGCGATGGCGATGGAGCGCCTGGGCCTGCGGCCGCTGTTGGTGGAAGGCTCGGAAAGCAACTTCAAGATCACCACGCCGGCGGACCTGGCGCGGTTCGCGTTCGAGCTGGCGCAACGCGCCCGCTGA
- the ftsB gene encoding cell division protein FtsB has product MRKTPWLLLVLVLLLGWLQYKFWFGVGSSGQVVALEQQVESQKRENAGLQERNDALAAEVEDLKSGESAVEERARSELGMIKPGEKFYRVVEAAAATPVAATEDAGSDAGVADPVP; this is encoded by the coding sequence ATGCGCAAGACGCCCTGGCTCCTGCTGGTGCTCGTGCTGCTGCTGGGATGGCTGCAGTACAAGTTCTGGTTCGGTGTCGGCAGTTCGGGCCAGGTCGTCGCGCTGGAACAGCAGGTCGAATCGCAGAAGCGCGAGAATGCCGGCCTGCAGGAGCGCAACGATGCGCTCGCCGCCGAAGTCGAGGACCTCAAGTCCGGTGAATCGGCGGTCGAGGAGCGCGCACGCAGCGAACTGGGCATGATCAAGCCGGGCGAGAAGTTCTACCGCGTGGTCGAAGCGGCTGCGGCGACACCGGTCGCGGCCACGGAAGACGCTGGAAGCGACGCTGGCGTCGCGGACCCCGTTCCCTGA
- the ispF gene encoding 2-C-methyl-D-erythritol 2,4-cyclodiphosphate synthase yields the protein MQNSVNIRIGQGFDVHAFGDGDHVMLGGVRVPHERGVLAHSDGDVVLHALCDAMLGALALGDIGKHFPPSDDRWKGEDSRAFVRHCNALIVERGWRVGNADVTVICERPKVGPHAGAMRACVAEDLGIDTDAVSIKATTTETLGFTGRGEGIAAQAVVLLVKA from the coding sequence ATGCAGAACTCCGTGAACATCCGCATCGGCCAGGGCTTCGATGTGCACGCCTTCGGCGACGGCGACCATGTCATGCTCGGGGGCGTGCGCGTGCCCCATGAACGTGGCGTGCTCGCGCACAGCGATGGCGACGTGGTGCTGCATGCGCTGTGCGACGCCATGCTGGGCGCGCTGGCACTGGGCGACATCGGCAAGCACTTTCCGCCGTCCGATGACCGCTGGAAGGGCGAAGACAGCCGCGCATTCGTGCGTCACTGCAACGCGCTGATCGTTGAGCGGGGTTGGCGCGTCGGCAACGCCGACGTCACCGTGATCTGCGAGCGGCCGAAGGTCGGTCCGCATGCCGGTGCGATGCGCGCATGCGTGGCGGAAGACCTGGGCATCGATACCGACGCCGTCAGCATCAAGGCCACCACCACCGAGACGCTGGGGTTCACCGGCCGTGGCGAGGGCATCGCGGCGCAGGCGGTCGTGTTGCTGGTGAAGGCGTGA